The following are encoded together in the Candidatus Aminicenantes bacterium genome:
- a CDS encoding DUF4230 domain-containing protein: protein MRERRPRPPHSAAASFLKALLWTAAVLLAGFLAMRYVFHLDFGFFRETLTFKPTALTLDDVKAVEYLITAEYYGEVIGTARNYFVRTAVPEAEKVLLRLMNESNPAGLVLTPGEELLLDAVRGALIRRGIMNPRLAERSFDRAYLITLVKPELMDNRFTPAFADLMVESLLARRDLAYLARGVVQAGYDLAKIGPAGFFLCPVTGTVFIQAEPEILSKDINPWLIYDEAGKVFVKGFEIISQAGIDLEADDAIEFIKAVKEECRRRLLDDAQREGIRERARSSAEETLANLFRMIDPSIKAVVLVPPDEFAAAKAGCAPAAK, encoded by the coding sequence ATGAGAGAACGACGCCCCCGCCCGCCCCATTCTGCGGCCGCCTCCTTCCTCAAGGCTCTGCTCTGGACGGCGGCCGTACTGTTGGCCGGATTTCTGGCCATGCGCTATGTCTTTCACCTTGATTTCGGGTTCTTCCGCGAGACTCTGACTTTCAAGCCCACCGCCCTGACCCTGGACGACGTCAAGGCCGTGGAATATCTCATCACGGCCGAGTACTACGGCGAGGTCATCGGCACGGCCCGCAATTATTTCGTCCGCACGGCCGTCCCCGAGGCCGAGAAGGTTCTCCTGCGTCTGATGAACGAGTCCAATCCGGCCGGGCTCGTGCTGACCCCGGGCGAGGAGCTGCTGTTGGATGCCGTGCGCGGCGCCCTGATCCGGCGCGGCATCATGAATCCCCGGCTGGCCGAACGGTCCTTCGACCGGGCCTATCTGATCACCCTGGTCAAGCCCGAGCTCATGGACAACCGCTTCACGCCCGCCTTCGCCGACCTGATGGTCGAGTCCCTGCTGGCCCGGCGCGACCTCGCCTATCTGGCCCGCGGTGTCGTCCAGGCCGGCTACGATCTGGCCAAGATCGGCCCAGCCGGGTTCTTCCTCTGCCCGGTCACCGGGACCGTTTTCATCCAAGCCGAGCCCGAGATTCTGAGCAAGGACATCAACCCCTGGCTCATTTACGACGAAGCCGGAAAAGTCTTCGTCAAGGGCTTCGAGATCATCTCCCAAGCCGGCATCGATCTCGAAGCCGACGACGCCATCGAGTTCATCAAGGCGGTCAAAGAGGAATGCCGGCGACGGCTGTTGGACGACGCCCAACGGGAGGGGATTCGCGAGCGGGCCCGGTCATCGGCCGAGGAAACGCTGGCCAATCTCTTCCGGATGATCGATCCCTCGATTAAGGCCGTCGTCCTCGTCCCCCCCGATGAGTTCGCGGCGGCCAAGGCGGGCTGCGCCCCGGCCGCGAAGTGA